The following are encoded together in the Euwallacea fornicatus isolate EFF26 chromosome 11, ASM4011564v1, whole genome shotgun sequence genome:
- the LOC136341973 gene encoding uncharacterized protein isoform X3, which yields MAMVNLLNGKDSRWLQLEVCREFQRQKCSRPDTECKFAHPPANVEVQNGRVTACYDSIKGRCNREKPPCKYFHPPQHLKDQLLINGRNHLALKNALMQQMGLSPGQPLVPGQVQAVVEPQLTDRIPLTFPYLSMTLDEQYALMAANPYLTGMPQVGSTYSPYFAPGPIMPTIMQDPTGVGSPLGVVPQTVVAQQKMPRSDRLEPAAVSPLLAQPPSAAAAVAAAAAAALEIGKKRPREPSTADTDLLLMDMKSVGSFYYENFAFPAGVVPYKRPAADKSGMPVYQPNAATTYQQLMQLQQPFVPVSCEYPTSPAPPPSSSASPSIPEAAAGGVAVTAHQTPISMAMAYVQQAQLQQSQVQQPQPPPPQPQLLSKESEAGASTVVTSSAGLTSLPAQQPVTVFPDPAAMAKEVAQQNYAKAIKLAAMSQSLTASQLNPLNYTGVTLNKQTLAVPQPALRYPAAIPFTGLNLGLAAANPYSAALAQQNFLNIARPPAAALQLNPYSIMRPAVASYAGVATTAAPMINGGLLAAAQYSNAAAAAATVSTAPVAPSAAMAAVAAQTNNNNNNVVVQPFKKLKTS from the exons GGTCGGTGTAATCGAGAGAAACCCCCTTGCAAGTACTTCCACCCGCCACAGCACCTAAAGGACCAGTTGCTTATCAACGGTAGGAACCACCTCGCCCTCAAAAACGCACTAATGCAACAGATGGGGCTCTCCCCCGGACAACCCTTAGTTCCTGGACAAGTACAAGCGGTG GTGGAACCGCAACTGACTGACCGAATCCCTTTGACCTTCCCATATTTGTCCATGACACTTGACGAGCAGTATGCACTTATG gCCGCGAACCCGTACCTGACTGGAATGCCACAGGTGGGTAGCACATACAGCCCCTACTTCGCCCCCGGGCCGATCATGCCCACGATAATGCAGGATCCAACGGGGGTGGGCTCGCCCCTCGGGGTCGTTCCCCAGACAGTGGTCGCCCAACAGAAGATGCCCAGATCCGATAGGTTAGAG CCCGCCGCCGTTTCGCCATTGCTGGCTCAGCCGCCGTCGGCTGCAGCCGCCGTCGCCGCTGCCGCCGCCGCCGCCCTCGAGATTGGCAAGAAGAGGCCACGCGAACCTAGCACCGCCGACACAGATCTATTACTG atGGATATGAAGTCCGTTGGGTCCTTTTACTACGAAAATTTT GCCTTCCCTGCCGGCGTGGTACCGTATAAACGACCGGCAGCCGACAAATCGGGCATGCCCGTGTACCAGCCGAACGCAGCCACCACGTACCAACAGCTGATGCAACTGCAACAGCCCTTCGTGCCCGTTTCATGTGAGTACCCAACGTCACCCGCCCCGCCCCCGTCCTCGTCCGCTTCGCCTTCCATCCCGGAGGCGGCCGCCGGCGGCGTTGCTGTAACCGCGCACCAAACGCCCATTTCGATGGCGATGGCGTACGTGCAGCAGGCGCAGCTGCAGCAATCGCAGGTGCAACAGCCGCAGCCGCCTCCGCCCCAGCCTCAATTGCTCTCCAAAGAGAGCGAGGCTGGCGCTTCCACGGTGGTGACGTCCTCCGCCGGCCTCACTAGCTTACCGGCACAGCAACCTGTCACTGTTTTCCCTGATCCCGCCGCCATGGCCAAGGAAGTAGCGCAGCAAAACTACGCCAAAGCCATTAAATTAGCCGCTATGAGTCAGTCGTTAACAGCTTCGCAGCTGAACCCGCTTAACTACACCGGAGTAACTTTGAACAAGCAAACTTTGGCGGTTCCGCAGCCGGCTTTGCGATATCCCGCGGCCATCCCGTTTACCGGTTTGAACTTGGGCTTGGCCGCCGCCAATCCGTATTCCGCGGCTTTAGCTCAGCAGAATTTCCTCAACATAGCGCGTCCCCCTGCGGCTGCTTTGCAGCTGAACCCGTACTCGATCATGAGGCCGGCCGTGGCCTCGTATGCGGGTGTTGCCACAACGGCCGCGCCCATGATCAACGGCGGGCTTTTGGCTGCCGCTCAGTATtcaaatgctgcagctgcggCTGCCACAGTTTCGACCGCGCCTGTGGCTCCGTCCGCTGCCATGGCGGCCGTAGCTGCGCAAaccaacaacaataacaataacgtGGTGGTACAGCCGTTcaagaaattgaaaacttcgtaG
- the LOC136341973 gene encoding muscleblind-like protein 1 isoform X1: MAMVNLLNGKDSRWLQLEVCREFQRQKCSRPDTECKFAHPPANVEVQNGRVTACYDSIKGRCNREKPPCKYFHPPQHLKDQLLINGRNHLALKNALMQQMGLSPGQPLVPGQVQAVVEPQLTDRIPLTFPYLSMTLDEQYALMAANPYLTGMPQVGSTYSPYFAPGPIMPTIMQDPTGVGSPLGVVPQTVVAQQKMPRSDRLEVCREFQRGACKRAESECRFAHPADSVTSNEDGTVTVCMDAVKGRCNRDPCRYFHPPLHLQAQIKAAQSRASAMDMKSVGSFYYENFAFPAGVVPYKRPAADKSGMPVYQPNAATTYQQLMQLQQPFVPVSCEYPTSPAPPPSSSASPSIPEAAAGGVAVTAHQTPISMAMAYVQQAQLQQSQVQQPQPPPPQPQLLSKESEAGASTVVTSSAGLTSLPAQQPVTVFPDPAAMAKEVAQQNYAKAIKLAAMSQSLTASQLNPLNYTGVTLNKQTLAVPQPALRYPAAIPFTGLNLGLAAANPYSAALAQQNFLNIARPPAAALQLNPYSIMRPAVASYAGVATTAAPMINGGLLAAAQYSNAAAAAATVSTAPVAPSAAMAAVAAQTNNNNNNVVVQPFKKLKTS, encoded by the exons GGTCGGTGTAATCGAGAGAAACCCCCTTGCAAGTACTTCCACCCGCCACAGCACCTAAAGGACCAGTTGCTTATCAACGGTAGGAACCACCTCGCCCTCAAAAACGCACTAATGCAACAGATGGGGCTCTCCCCCGGACAACCCTTAGTTCCTGGACAAGTACAAGCGGTG GTGGAACCGCAACTGACTGACCGAATCCCTTTGACCTTCCCATATTTGTCCATGACACTTGACGAGCAGTATGCACTTATG gCCGCGAACCCGTACCTGACTGGAATGCCACAGGTGGGTAGCACATACAGCCCCTACTTCGCCCCCGGGCCGATCATGCCCACGATAATGCAGGATCCAACGGGGGTGGGCTCGCCCCTCGGGGTCGTTCCCCAGACAGTGGTCGCCCAACAGAAGATGCCCAGATCCGATAGGTTAGAG GTGTGCCGCGAGTTCCAGCGCGGAGCGTGTAAACGCGCAGAGTCCGAATGTCGCTTTGCGCATCCCGCCGACTCTGTGACTTCCAACGAGGACGGCACGGTCACTGTCTGCATGGACGCAGTCAAGGGCCGGTGCAACCGCGACCCCTGCCGCTATTTCCACCCCCCTCTGCACCTTCAAGCCCAAATCAAGGCCGCACAGTCGCGGGCTAGCGCG atGGATATGAAGTCCGTTGGGTCCTTTTACTACGAAAATTTT GCCTTCCCTGCCGGCGTGGTACCGTATAAACGACCGGCAGCCGACAAATCGGGCATGCCCGTGTACCAGCCGAACGCAGCCACCACGTACCAACAGCTGATGCAACTGCAACAGCCCTTCGTGCCCGTTTCATGTGAGTACCCAACGTCACCCGCCCCGCCCCCGTCCTCGTCCGCTTCGCCTTCCATCCCGGAGGCGGCCGCCGGCGGCGTTGCTGTAACCGCGCACCAAACGCCCATTTCGATGGCGATGGCGTACGTGCAGCAGGCGCAGCTGCAGCAATCGCAGGTGCAACAGCCGCAGCCGCCTCCGCCCCAGCCTCAATTGCTCTCCAAAGAGAGCGAGGCTGGCGCTTCCACGGTGGTGACGTCCTCCGCCGGCCTCACTAGCTTACCGGCACAGCAACCTGTCACTGTTTTCCCTGATCCCGCCGCCATGGCCAAGGAAGTAGCGCAGCAAAACTACGCCAAAGCCATTAAATTAGCCGCTATGAGTCAGTCGTTAACAGCTTCGCAGCTGAACCCGCTTAACTACACCGGAGTAACTTTGAACAAGCAAACTTTGGCGGTTCCGCAGCCGGCTTTGCGATATCCCGCGGCCATCCCGTTTACCGGTTTGAACTTGGGCTTGGCCGCCGCCAATCCGTATTCCGCGGCTTTAGCTCAGCAGAATTTCCTCAACATAGCGCGTCCCCCTGCGGCTGCTTTGCAGCTGAACCCGTACTCGATCATGAGGCCGGCCGTGGCCTCGTATGCGGGTGTTGCCACAACGGCCGCGCCCATGATCAACGGCGGGCTTTTGGCTGCCGCTCAGTATtcaaatgctgcagctgcggCTGCCACAGTTTCGACCGCGCCTGTGGCTCCGTCCGCTGCCATGGCGGCCGTAGCTGCGCAAaccaacaacaataacaataacgtGGTGGTACAGCCGTTcaagaaattgaaaacttcgtaG
- the LOC136341973 gene encoding muscleblind-like protein 1 isoform X2, which produces MAMVNLLNGKDSRWLQLEVCREFQRQKCSRPDTECKFAHPPANVEVQNGRVTACYDSIKGRCNREKPPCKYFHPPQHLKDQLLINGRNHLALKNALMQQMGLSPGQPLVPGQVQAVAANPYLTGMPQVGSTYSPYFAPGPIMPTIMQDPTGVGSPLGVVPQTVVAQQKMPRSDRLEVCREFQRGACKRAESECRFAHPADSVTSNEDGTVTVCMDAVKGRCNRDPCRYFHPPLHLQAQIKAAQSRASAMDMKSVGSFYYENFAFPAGVVPYKRPAADKSGMPVYQPNAATTYQQLMQLQQPFVPVSCEYPTSPAPPPSSSASPSIPEAAAGGVAVTAHQTPISMAMAYVQQAQLQQSQVQQPQPPPPQPQLLSKESEAGASTVVTSSAGLTSLPAQQPVTVFPDPAAMAKEVAQQNYAKAIKLAAMSQSLTASQLNPLNYTGVTLNKQTLAVPQPALRYPAAIPFTGLNLGLAAANPYSAALAQQNFLNIARPPAAALQLNPYSIMRPAVASYAGVATTAAPMINGGLLAAAQYSNAAAAAATVSTAPVAPSAAMAAVAAQTNNNNNNVVVQPFKKLKTS; this is translated from the exons GGTCGGTGTAATCGAGAGAAACCCCCTTGCAAGTACTTCCACCCGCCACAGCACCTAAAGGACCAGTTGCTTATCAACGGTAGGAACCACCTCGCCCTCAAAAACGCACTAATGCAACAGATGGGGCTCTCCCCCGGACAACCCTTAGTTCCTGGACAAGTACAAGCGGTG gCCGCGAACCCGTACCTGACTGGAATGCCACAGGTGGGTAGCACATACAGCCCCTACTTCGCCCCCGGGCCGATCATGCCCACGATAATGCAGGATCCAACGGGGGTGGGCTCGCCCCTCGGGGTCGTTCCCCAGACAGTGGTCGCCCAACAGAAGATGCCCAGATCCGATAGGTTAGAG GTGTGCCGCGAGTTCCAGCGCGGAGCGTGTAAACGCGCAGAGTCCGAATGTCGCTTTGCGCATCCCGCCGACTCTGTGACTTCCAACGAGGACGGCACGGTCACTGTCTGCATGGACGCAGTCAAGGGCCGGTGCAACCGCGACCCCTGCCGCTATTTCCACCCCCCTCTGCACCTTCAAGCCCAAATCAAGGCCGCACAGTCGCGGGCTAGCGCG atGGATATGAAGTCCGTTGGGTCCTTTTACTACGAAAATTTT GCCTTCCCTGCCGGCGTGGTACCGTATAAACGACCGGCAGCCGACAAATCGGGCATGCCCGTGTACCAGCCGAACGCAGCCACCACGTACCAACAGCTGATGCAACTGCAACAGCCCTTCGTGCCCGTTTCATGTGAGTACCCAACGTCACCCGCCCCGCCCCCGTCCTCGTCCGCTTCGCCTTCCATCCCGGAGGCGGCCGCCGGCGGCGTTGCTGTAACCGCGCACCAAACGCCCATTTCGATGGCGATGGCGTACGTGCAGCAGGCGCAGCTGCAGCAATCGCAGGTGCAACAGCCGCAGCCGCCTCCGCCCCAGCCTCAATTGCTCTCCAAAGAGAGCGAGGCTGGCGCTTCCACGGTGGTGACGTCCTCCGCCGGCCTCACTAGCTTACCGGCACAGCAACCTGTCACTGTTTTCCCTGATCCCGCCGCCATGGCCAAGGAAGTAGCGCAGCAAAACTACGCCAAAGCCATTAAATTAGCCGCTATGAGTCAGTCGTTAACAGCTTCGCAGCTGAACCCGCTTAACTACACCGGAGTAACTTTGAACAAGCAAACTTTGGCGGTTCCGCAGCCGGCTTTGCGATATCCCGCGGCCATCCCGTTTACCGGTTTGAACTTGGGCTTGGCCGCCGCCAATCCGTATTCCGCGGCTTTAGCTCAGCAGAATTTCCTCAACATAGCGCGTCCCCCTGCGGCTGCTTTGCAGCTGAACCCGTACTCGATCATGAGGCCGGCCGTGGCCTCGTATGCGGGTGTTGCCACAACGGCCGCGCCCATGATCAACGGCGGGCTTTTGGCTGCCGCTCAGTATtcaaatgctgcagctgcggCTGCCACAGTTTCGACCGCGCCTGTGGCTCCGTCCGCTGCCATGGCGGCCGTAGCTGCGCAAaccaacaacaataacaataacgtGGTGGTACAGCCGTTcaagaaattgaaaacttcgtaG
- the LOC136341973 gene encoding muscleblind-like protein isoform X5: MQQMGLSPGQPLVPGQVQAVVEPQLTDRIPLTFPYLSMTLDEQYALMAANPYLTGMPQVGSTYSPYFAPGPIMPTIMQDPTGVGSPLGVVPQTVVAQQKMPRSDRLEVCREFQRGACKRAESECRFAHPADSVTSNEDGTVTVCMDAVKGRCNRDPCRYFHPPLHLQAQIKAAQSRASAMDMKSVGSFYYENFAFPAGVVPYKRPAADKSGMPVYQPNAATTYQQLMQLQQPFVPVSCEYPTSPAPPPSSSASPSIPEAAAGGVAVTAHQTPISMAMAYVQQAQLQQSQVQQPQPPPPQPQLLSKESEAGASTVVTSSAGLTSLPAQQPVTVFPDPAAMAKEVAQQNYAKAIKLAAMSQSLTASQLNPLNYTGVTLNKQTLAVPQPALRYPAAIPFTGLNLGLAAANPYSAALAQQNFLNIARPPAAALQLNPYSIMRPAVASYAGVATTAAPMINGGLLAAAQYSNAAAAAATVSTAPVAPSAAMAAVAAQTNNNNNNVVVQPFKKLKTS; the protein is encoded by the exons ATGCAACAGATGGGGCTCTCCCCCGGACAACCCTTAGTTCCTGGACAAGTACAAGCGGTG GTGGAACCGCAACTGACTGACCGAATCCCTTTGACCTTCCCATATTTGTCCATGACACTTGACGAGCAGTATGCACTTATG gCCGCGAACCCGTACCTGACTGGAATGCCACAGGTGGGTAGCACATACAGCCCCTACTTCGCCCCCGGGCCGATCATGCCCACGATAATGCAGGATCCAACGGGGGTGGGCTCGCCCCTCGGGGTCGTTCCCCAGACAGTGGTCGCCCAACAGAAGATGCCCAGATCCGATAGGTTAGAG GTGTGCCGCGAGTTCCAGCGCGGAGCGTGTAAACGCGCAGAGTCCGAATGTCGCTTTGCGCATCCCGCCGACTCTGTGACTTCCAACGAGGACGGCACGGTCACTGTCTGCATGGACGCAGTCAAGGGCCGGTGCAACCGCGACCCCTGCCGCTATTTCCACCCCCCTCTGCACCTTCAAGCCCAAATCAAGGCCGCACAGTCGCGGGCTAGCGCG atGGATATGAAGTCCGTTGGGTCCTTTTACTACGAAAATTTT GCCTTCCCTGCCGGCGTGGTACCGTATAAACGACCGGCAGCCGACAAATCGGGCATGCCCGTGTACCAGCCGAACGCAGCCACCACGTACCAACAGCTGATGCAACTGCAACAGCCCTTCGTGCCCGTTTCATGTGAGTACCCAACGTCACCCGCCCCGCCCCCGTCCTCGTCCGCTTCGCCTTCCATCCCGGAGGCGGCCGCCGGCGGCGTTGCTGTAACCGCGCACCAAACGCCCATTTCGATGGCGATGGCGTACGTGCAGCAGGCGCAGCTGCAGCAATCGCAGGTGCAACAGCCGCAGCCGCCTCCGCCCCAGCCTCAATTGCTCTCCAAAGAGAGCGAGGCTGGCGCTTCCACGGTGGTGACGTCCTCCGCCGGCCTCACTAGCTTACCGGCACAGCAACCTGTCACTGTTTTCCCTGATCCCGCCGCCATGGCCAAGGAAGTAGCGCAGCAAAACTACGCCAAAGCCATTAAATTAGCCGCTATGAGTCAGTCGTTAACAGCTTCGCAGCTGAACCCGCTTAACTACACCGGAGTAACTTTGAACAAGCAAACTTTGGCGGTTCCGCAGCCGGCTTTGCGATATCCCGCGGCCATCCCGTTTACCGGTTTGAACTTGGGCTTGGCCGCCGCCAATCCGTATTCCGCGGCTTTAGCTCAGCAGAATTTCCTCAACATAGCGCGTCCCCCTGCGGCTGCTTTGCAGCTGAACCCGTACTCGATCATGAGGCCGGCCGTGGCCTCGTATGCGGGTGTTGCCACAACGGCCGCGCCCATGATCAACGGCGGGCTTTTGGCTGCCGCTCAGTATtcaaatgctgcagctgcggCTGCCACAGTTTCGACCGCGCCTGTGGCTCCGTCCGCTGCCATGGCGGCCGTAGCTGCGCAAaccaacaacaataacaataacgtGGTGGTACAGCCGTTcaagaaattgaaaacttcgtaG